The genomic stretch GGTGCCCTAGGGGGAAAGTTTACCACCTTAGAGAGATTGCTGAAAGACACCTGTGACTTGGTATCCAGGAACCCCTTTACACTGGGAGACAGCTCCAACCCGGACCGTACAGAAAAGTTGGAGGAGTTTAGCCAGAAGCTGGACCAGATTATAGAGGGCACTTCATTCTGGATGATCCAGCAAGAAACAGCTACTTGCAGAATGTGTATGCCCCGAAGGATGACCCAGAGATGCACATTTGACCAGAATGACATGAAGACAGAGGGCTATGAGACTGGACTGGCTCCACGGTGGTAGCAGTGGGCAAAGGGGCAAGTCAGACAACAGAGCTGCCCAGGGCCCCGTGGTTATTTATTACTACTGTAATAAGTAAGAGGGACAGAGACTAGAGAACAGGGGCGTTCTCTTGAATGGGGAGACCTTGTCTGAGCCCATGAAGCTGTGCACACTTTCAAAACAATTCGTGATGCAAATGTCTATCTGTTGTGTTATTGACCTTATTCTggaggttttttatttgtttgtgaaGAAACTTGGAATTGAACTCTGGGGCAAATTACTACCACTTTTTTCTTGCTAAAGTCTTACTTTCCTTCCCTATTTCTCCTTTCTATAAGGAAGGGGCTCTGAGGAGCTGCTTCCTGATAGGCTTGGAGAAATGGAGGAGTTGAGGCACAACCAGGAGTTGGCATTCTATAGATATATagctgtgtgcccagggtcacacagctagtaagtgtcaagtgtctgaggtcggatttgaactcaggtcctcctgaatccagggccagtgctttatccactgagccacctagctgcccccagtgctttCTTATTCTAAGAAGCCCTTTCTGAGAACAGCAATCTTGTTGCTTGGCCTCTCCTTGTTGGATGTAATCTccaaagcggggggggggggggcggcacttTCTTGCTTCTTAAATGTGTCCccatgtggaaaaactgggatactaaatcactgttggtagagttatgaactgatccaagcactctggaaagcattttggaaccatgcccaaagggcagtgccactactaggtctgtgtcctaaagagatttttttaaaaaaagcttttcctggggcagctaggtggcgcagtggatagagcaccagccctggagtcaggagtacctgagttcaaatctgacctcagacacttaacacttactagctgtgtgcccctgggcaagtcacttaaccccaattgcctcactaaaaaacaaacaaaaaaagcttttcccttttgtgtACTTAACGTGTACAAAacgatttatagcagctctctttgtggtggcaaagaattggaaatcaaggagatgcccattcattggggaatggctaaacaagctgcagtATATGCTGGTGATAGAACATtactgtgctgcaagaaatgacaagcagggtggtttatttcagaaaggcctgggaagacttgtgtgaactgatgtacagtgaagtgagcagaaccaggagaatgttgtatatagtgtCAGCAACATTATGCTATGACCAAGGGAGTGATActcagctcttttcagcaatacactgatccaagacgattccaaaggactcatgataaaaaatgccatcagcctccaaagaaagaactgacagagtcAGGACGCGGATCAAAGCATATGATTTTTCACTCTCTgtagtgtatgtgtatgttaatTTTCCTtagggtctgtgtcttctttcacaacatgactaacaaggtaatatgttttgcatgactgaacgtgtataacctataacaaacTGCTtactgtctaagggaggggggaggtaagagaggaagatagaaaatttagaattcaaaaggttttaaaagaatgttaaaaactgtctttatatgtaactggggaaaataatatgttttaaacctctctgaaggacttagaaCAGAGCCTTGCCCATAggagcatttaacaaatgctttttcattcatctgtTGTCAGCAGAACAATGGTGACATTCTTGCCACCAAGTTCTCAGGCACCACTGACCGCACAGTGTCTCAAACTGGTGTGGCttaatggaaagaaccctgggcTCCCATCCCAGCCAACCCACTTATGGCTggggtggccttgggcaagtcctacTATTCCAgaacctcaattccctcatctgtaaaatggggataatattcaCACTCGAAGAAAAGTGGTTTTCTGTGAGCCTTAGGGTGCTTCCGGATATGTAACCCAAAGCTTGGCTAGCGAGACAGAATGGAGATTTCTCCTTATTCGTTCCAACTTCTTCCTCAGAGAACCTGTTCAGGCCTTCTCATCCTGGGTCACTGTTCTCTATGCCTTtccagagatgctgcagaggatCATGGCAATGAGCCGGAGGCCTCTGAGCTGGACACAGCCTAGTCTGGCTAGTCTAAGCCCCTCCCTTTACATGTAAGAACACTGAGGACCAAGGAGGTTCAGTGCTCCTAGTCACCCAATCAGGATTAAGTAGTagcacctggatttgaacccagttcttctgactccaaacccaactcCTCCCAGGGTCTCTGgctcttttgctctttctttcatACCAGTGGCCTCCAAAGGAACAGGAGCTATTACAGGAGTCTTCACATTGACTAGATCACAGGCTCTCCAAGTAATGGTGTATTGTTTGACGCTTGGCTGATAGATTCAACCGAACCTGTCTGAATAATGGGACAAGACTCAAACATAAAATAAGATTCAtttacacatttttcttttatgcctGAATCCTTAGTGGACGGTCCCACAGGCTAGCTAAAGAGCACCAGACAAGCTGGGTTTGCTGCCTGGCTTGACTACTGCTCATGTGACCTTCACAAAGTCACCGAATCCTAAGGAGAGCTGGTCCCTCCACTTCTAACCTGTGTGACGATACCACCTATGTCCcctgtatgcatgtgtgtaacaAGCTGGGGCAGATCAAAGCCCAGAGTTACTGCCTCTGTTCTGGGAGAAGAGATACAAGAGGCAGCCTGATACTCTGGAAAGGgccagaaaatctgggttcaaatcctggctctgcttgtTAAAGTTGGCCTGATCAGACAAGTTACTTCCTCTTGATGAGACTCTGGTTCCCCTGACACAAAACAAGTtgggccagatgacctctgaaaggCCATCTCTGGTCAAGGACTAGAGAACACGGCCCTGGAGACAATGGCTCCTGGTGTCAGCTGGCTCCCAAGGATCCCCATCTTGCTGTGTTCCAGGGTGTTCCCCAAGGGAGTGTCGTTTTCAAAGCGGAAGAGCCCTTAGGTCGCCCTGCCCAACCCCAAGAGCCCCAGGCCATGGATGCCACCTGGCATTACCTGTAGCCCAGTAGAAGATATCCCAGTCGTTACTGGGTTCGTTGATCAGCCGGTCATAGAGGTTCAGCTGCCGCTCTGTCATGTGGTGCAGATTCTCCTTGGCAAAGAGgctaaaggaaaagaggaaagaagggactgCAGAGGGCTGCATGGGCTGAAGGGCTGAGTAGTCCTGGCCATCAAGGACAGGTCCCTGCATCTCTGGCCAGAGAAGCAGCCCAAGGGCTCCCGCTTCCCTACCTGAGCAGGATGCAGTTCTCCAGCATGCCTCTCTTCCTGCTCTCATAAAGCAGGCGAGCCCTCTTGGTTTCAATCGGTTCATCTGTTCGTTCTTCCCATGGAGGCAAGGGGATTTCAAGCATATCCTTCTGAGAATCTGCTGGGCTGTCCCCTCGGTAGAACCGTCTGGACAATGACCTACCCACAGAAGGAGATGCGAGAGCATGCCTGGATAAGGCAAGaagctgaaaaaacaaaaccagaccgAATCAAGCTGCatgtcattcaattcaataaacatttattaaatgcctactatgtaccagggaccGGACACTGAAAAGAACGCGCAGATTCATGAAATGGTGAACTTAGATGGGACACGACTGACTGACCATAGGCAGGATGGACCACAAGGGGAGTACCTGGAAGCGGAGAGACTAACTAGCTACACTACTCCAAGGGAAGAGTTGCTCTaattcaacaaacaaacaaaaaacaaaacaacaacaaacatacagCCCCTAGGGGTGAGGCACAAAGGCAGAACCAAAACAGGCAAAACCTGACCAGGAGGAACTCCCATTCCACACAGGGATACAACAGctacacagaaaaagagaagacttgacTGCTGGGGTGAGGGCAGGTAGCTAGAGGAGACATCTGAGttgaaaataaggaagaaaggcaAGGATGAAGAAAGAGTGCGTCCCAGACATGGGGATGGTTTgtacacaaatgaatgaatggtgacGTGAGAAGAGCTGGCTGTCCGATTTGGCTGTAATAAAGAGTGTGTTAGGGGGACAATACtaaataaagctagaaagatCCCTTTtggttctttgtatatggaaatattaaTATTTGATGTTTGTCAAGTCCATAATAAAGAAGGGTTAGTGCCAGATTGTAGAAAGTTTCCATTGCCAGGCAGAAAACTGTGTATTTTCTCCTAAAGGTAAGAGGGGTTCAGTTGCTAAGGTTTTGGAGCCGGGGAGCAACATGGCCAGGAGTCATGGAGGAGAGACCTATATGGATAATGAATGGAGAGACTGGAGACCGGGATATCACCTGGGAGGCAATAAAAATTGTCCAGGGTAGCAGCAATAAGGGTCTGAAAGAGAGTATctatgggaagggaaaggagagtagATGTGAATTACTCAGACAGAACTGATAGGACTTGGGTGGGAAATGATCAGATACAGAGGGTgaagaggagtcaaagatgactctaaGGTTATGAACCTAGATAACAATGTGGAAGATTTCAGTGTCTTCAACAGAAATTTAGTTTAGAGAAGGGTTTGGTTTAGTGGACAGAAAACTAGgttgagtcagagaacctgggtttgatgCTCTGACTGGATATTTACTATCTCTGATCCTAAGTTTCCAAATGTATAAAAGGAAGCTGGACTACGTCATCTCTAAGGgttccttctaggtctaaattcTGGTCTCCTACCATTCCTCCTCGTTGTGACTCACTCCTatcttatttctcatttcttctccttaGTGGAATCTGGAGTTGGAGGAACAGGCCCAAGGTCTAGCTCTGCTCCTTATCATGGATAAGTTATGTAACTTTTCTGGGCCCCAGCTGATCAATGATGCAAGGATAGGAATAAGAAATTCCAAGCTATCTATAGCTACATGgaaaactgctctaaatcactaaattagatatgcaaattaaagcaactctgaggtccTACCTGGACTCATccaattggcaaagttgacaaaaaaggggaaagacaaatgttggagaggttaAGAGAAAACAGGCACTCAAGTGCACCGCTGGGGAAGCTGGaatcataccctttgacttaacAATCTCTTTTGTCTGGCAGGGTTCCgaagatcaaagaggaaaaggtcctacAGAAACAAAAATGCATGCCAGCTCCTTTTGTAGTTACACAGAGCTGGGGGTACCTGTCAACTGGGTATCTGGCAGAACAAATTATGGGTATGAATGGAAAGGAATGCCATTGTGCCACACTGGTATACCTACTATGAGCCGGGCTGTTGTTGGATACAATAGAACAACTAGAGAAGaataagccaggcactgtgctaaggtctttacagatattatctgaTTCGATGCTCCCACCAACCTGGGAGACCTACTCTAAGAGGTGGGTgccattattatgcccattttactgatgaggaaactgaggcaggcagcagttaagtgacttgtccagagtcattatagccagtaaatatctgaagttgaattttaactcaggtcttcctgactccaggcctagccttATAGAATAAACACAACAGCCTCAGGCCTGATAGAGAAGAGATATGACTGTGCACATGTGTTACAAGGGTTTTTCCCCCCAGTAAGgaagatgggagagaaaacaaatgcttgttaactgaaaaacaaaccaaccccaaACCTTCCCTGGGCCTTAGGCCTGAGGTATGGGGACCCGGGacaggcctctgaggtcctttcctctttctacCTTTGCACGGACTGGGTCCCCTTTCTCTTGGTCCATTCTAGTCCAGTGAGTTCAAATGTACAACCACAACGCCCAAGTAGAGGATCACATGCCAGGGATCGCCCAAGTAGCCTCCTATTATTCCATCAATAGGAGATATCCGAGTACTGCCCCAAACCgctttttaaagaaaaccacGAGGAACCAAACACAATTCCGGTTTGCTCTTCGGGCAGCGCCTCAGTTTCTGGCTGAAAGtaatgtcttcctaactccagtacCTTGCACACCACATCAGTGCTTATTGTTCCAACTTTCTAAGCAAGCTCCAGTCCCAGGAAGCTTTAAGAAGAAggcattcggggcagctagatggcgcagtggatagagcaccggccctggagtcaggagtacctgagttcaaattcggcctcagacacttagcacttactagctgtgtgaccctgggcaagtcacttaaccccaattgcctcactaaaaaaaaaaaaaaaaaaggcggcaTTCCGgactccccttctcctttccacccAACCACCAGCGAGCCCCCTTCCCGAATGCCTTCAACTTCTCATCAAAACTCTCCAGCCTTCATACAATCCAAGAAGAAAGCGGCCCGGCCCAAGTACCATTAGAACAGCCTGCACTATTTGCCTGGTAAAGCAAACTCCACAGCTTCCATTCAATCCCTCCCCCATTTGCATCTTAAAAGAGCCGTCCAGGCTGGGGTTAAAGCTCCAGTTCACCACCATTTCAGGGAGGCAGAGAAAGGACTAGAGTGGGTTAAAACAAAGGTTCTAAAACGCCTGGGTAGGAGTGTGGTCCCGAAGGTCGAGACCCGAGTTACCAGAGGGCTGCGCCCACGCATGCCCCGTgagcctccattttaaggaatttCGTGGTATAGACCGGCTTGCCCTGTCccatctgactctccatgaccccgtttggggttttcttggcagagatcctggaggggtttggccatttccttctccagctcatctggcAGATGGGGAAACGGAGAGTGAAGTGCCTAGCCCAGGGTCGCCGGCGGATCCGATCTccggaagatgagccttcctggttcccagcccaGCGCTCCACACTGgcacccctccccgccccccagcaAGCCCTCAAGGGCCTGCCAAGTCCAGCTCTCCCCCAGCACCCAGGTGGTCCCGGCTAAACCCCCTCCTCTACAGTTCTAATGAACGCTTTTATCAAGCGCCCACTACGTGGAGACCATCAGGCCCCTCGGTGCTGGCGCTTCCCTTTCGGGGAAAATCTTAGCTTAAAAAACgccaggctgggggggggggcccgaCAACCAGCAAGCGCAAAGGGCCCCGGGCAGGAGAACCCAAGGGCAGGTCGGAGCTCGAACAAGATGGGGGGGGGCTTCCGGGTCAGGTGGGGGCCGACCcgaggcgggggaggggggcggtgTACGGAAGCGCTGACCTTTGCCTTCCTCCGGGCAGTCGAGCCTGAGACCCTCCCTCCTTTATCCAGCCGAGGACAAGAACGACCTCCCCGGCGGGGGCGGGGGTCCAAGCCGGACCCCGCTCTATCCTCCCGGTGGGAGAAGCCCCTTCGGGGCCGTCACCACTGGAAGTCAAGGCCGTGGGAAGGTCGCAGCCCATTGGAcggatgagtaaactgaggctcaggcaggGGCTGCCCCAAGGCCTACACCGCGCGTCCGGGTTCGCGAAGCGCTTTGCAAACGTCATCTCATGACCACGCTGGGAGGGAGGGGCCGTCGGCATCCCCACGGGActgacgaggaaactgaggcagccccCAGTGCCCGGGGCTGGACCGGACTTTCCGGAGCGGCGCGCACGGGCCGGAACCGAAAGCAAACCCAGGGCCAGCCTCCAAGTCAGGAGCTGCGGAGAACGTCGGGCCCGGCCCTtcgttttacaaatggggaaaccgaGGTGCGGCCCGGGGACGAGGGTGCGGCTCCCCGGTCCCTCATTTCGGGCAGGGCCGGCCAGGCGGCCTTCTCTCCGTGGCCTCCCCCCGCCCGGCTTCGGCTCGCTCTCCTCACCCGAGCCGCAGGCgcagccgccgccgctgccgctgccgccgccgccgccgccgccgccgccattTCCGCTCAGGCCCGGCCGGAAGCGCGTCTAGCCTCCACATCCGGGGACCTCGCGCCGGCCCCGGAGGCGGGAGAGGCGGGGCTGGGGGCGCGTGCGTGCTGCGTGCGTGGGGCGGCGGCGCGTGACGCCAGCGCGCGGCGCGCGCGGGGGGggacggcggcggcggcggcgggagcaGGGGGCGGGGCCTGTGGCCGGGCAGAGGTTCGCGCGCTTCGGGCCTAGTCCGGACTCGCCGCCGCCATATTCCCGGTAACGGGGGCGCGCGGCGGGGGGCGGCGGGACCGGGGCGCAGAGGCGGGGGCGCGGAGGTGGCGGCGGCGCGAGGGGTAGTGGGGCGGGCGGGGCTCGGAGGGCGGGCGGCGGGGCCGGGCCTAGGCCCTGGCTGGGACGGAGCCCGCGCTGAGGCGGCGGTGGGGGCGGCGCTGGGGCCCGGTCAGTCCGGGGCGGCGCGCGGTGGGGAGACCCGCGAGCGCCGACAGGCCAGGCGGGGAGACCGCATGAGAGCTCGGGCGGCGGGCGGGACGAGACCCCGAGAGATGGGGGCAAGGTGGGGAGAAATCAGGCTGCGTGGAGGAAAGAGCCCCCCCCTCGGAGAAAGCGGGCGACGGGCGGGACTAGGCCCGGCGAGTTTGAGGGGGGGGCGGAGAGAAGTCAGGGGGCCCAAGCGGGAGGGGGGGcggagagaggagaaagtgggCTGCGTGCAGAGGTGGagtcagcccccctccccccagcaggAGCGGGCCGCCTAGGCCAGGGCGGCGGGCCGGGGGTGTCCATGGACGGGGCGCgccatccccctcccctcccgcccCCGGCGCTGACTCGTGTCCCTTTCTCCGGACGGCAGCGGCACCACCGCCACCTTTCTTCCTCGCTGCGGCCCCGGGGTCCCAGAGCCATGTCGGAGGGAGTGGACCTGATTGATATCTACGCGGATGAAGAGTTCAACCAGGTGAGGAGTCGGGCATCCCAGACCCCGGCCGAGGGTGGGAGGGGCTGGCTTGGGGGGCCCGAGGAGCGCAGGAGCGCCCCAGCCGCGGTGGCGGCTCCCTCCCGGCTCTGCCCCCGCCCCGCGCCGGCCGCGACTTTTCCGGAAAGAATCCTTCTTGTGATGGAGCGGGAACTTCATCTCCCGTCTTCCAGCCACCGGCCTTTGCCTCCGCTACACTTGATCTCGTGTCCGAACCCCGCCAGGAACGACTCCGCTTTGGCCGGTGCCGGACCTCGGGGCGGTGTGAGGCGGGCTAGATCGCTTACGCTCTAGCGTAATATCACTGAACTCCTGGAAAACGGGAATCGAGATCACGCCCATTTACGGGGTCCCCAAGTTCTGTGGAGGACGGAGATGCTCCcgtcaccccccctcccccgaaCTTTCAAGTGCGGGTGCGCACCGCCTCAGCTGCGGACTTACACTCTTGCCATTGTTGTCTTCCAAACTGTGTCCCGGTCTAGGCACCTGAGGGGAAGGTGAAATCTGCCCTAAGGGGGCAAAAAAAGCCAGGGTCCATTTTCTGGAAGGTAATTGTGAAGAATGGCCACAGGGCTCTGTTGGGAAAAACTGCTAAAGTGTGGGTGCCTCCGATTTTAACTTGTCCTCAGTGAAATGACCGTTCTCCTCCCAGCTTGATAGCCTCCTTGGGCAGAGATGGGAATAATGATTTTTCCCCGTTTTTCAAAATCGCATAGTAGAGAAATGAAGAGTGTTGGGTCATGTGGAAGGGAATGTATAGCTTATGCAGTCTAACCCTTGCTCTACCGAGGAGGAAGCTATAACCTCGAGAGAGTGAAGtggcagagcagctaggtggcgcagtggataaagcacctgccctggattcaggaggacccgagttcaaatgcagcctcagacacttgacacttactagctgtgtgaccctgggcaagtcacttaacccctattggcgcgccgggccccccccccccattggagAGGGTGAAGTGGCAGCCCATGGGTCGTCCTCCTAATAAGTGACTGAGCCAAAGCCCTCTGATTGGGAATCCAGTTAAGAGGCATTTAGTCATAGCTATTAATGCAAAATAAGGCACAGAATAATTTCAAGCCAGAGCTGAGAAGAAGCTCAGAACTTAGTCCTTACATTATCCagggagtaaactgaggctcagatgaaTGAATTTAAGGTCATATaacaagttagtggcagagcttcGGCTTGACCCATGAGACAAGCCATTTCCTGGTGCTcttactttccttatcttttttcttttcttttttcatttctttctttctttcttttttttttttggtggggcagtgggggttaagtgacttgtccagagtcacacagctagtaagtgtcacatttctgaggccagatttgaactcaggtactcctgaatccaggacggttgctctacccagctgcccccccccccaagaaatggATTTTGCTCTTGAGTAATTTTCCCATCCTAGAGTTCTTTCTCTCCATTTGATTCGGCACTGAGTTGCATGTAACTTGAAGAGCCTTTTCTAGCTCTTGGGGAGACCAAGGGTGATTGTGGGGCACCCCTGCCAATAGCCATGTGGCGATGGAGGCACGAGGGTGTGCCAGTAGAGTGAAGGGAGCACCCATGGAGAGCCAAAAGGGGtcatagaggtcatctagttgaaAGAGTGTTGATTGTATTTATTTGCCTGCTGTTTAATTTGGAGGAGGGCAGGTGTCTTTTTCAGGGCAAGCTAATACATTTGCAGGGCTCATTTTCTTGTCATCTGGACCTGCTAAAGAAGGAATATAAACTGTATCTAACTCTTTATTAGACATGGGGTTGGATTGAAGGCAACCACAGTAGATCAAATGTAGGTACACGTTAGGCATGGCATTCATGAAGTCCAAGAAACCCATTCATCCCTTGAAGTCTAAATAGAAACTCcttcacatacatgcatacatacacactctgGTTCCTAGTATAAAGTCTGACATAATTCTGTGTCTGTTTCATGCAAAGCAGGCAGCCTTCCTACACATAGACTTTGAAATCCTagcttttcagaatttttttgctTGGAAATCTGGGGTCCATATCAACTCCCTTGACCCAGGGATAGGTACTGGAAGTGCTATGATTTCCTATCTTTTGTGGGTGGGTCTCCAGTCCAGTGGCCTAGATTTGTTGCTTTGTTGAGCCATATGTCCTGCAATTCTCCTTCCCCTAAGACAGTTGGGTTGTAGGTGCCAAGCTCCTTGACAGCAAGAAACCATTCTAAGCTTGGTCTTGTCGTCT from Dromiciops gliroides isolate mDroGli1 chromosome 6, mDroGli1.pri, whole genome shotgun sequence encodes the following:
- the SDHAF2 gene encoding succinate dehydrogenase assembly factor 2, mitochondrial, with amino-acid sequence MAAAAAAAAAAAAAAAAPAARLLALSRHALASPSVGRSLSRRFYRGDSPADSQKDMLEIPLPPWEERTDEPIETKRARLLYESRKRGMLENCILLSLFAKENLHHMTERQLNLYDRLINEPSNDWDIFYWATDAKPAPEIFENDVLVMLRDFAKNKNKEQRLRAPDLEYLFEKPT